A window of the Scleropages formosus chromosome 21, fSclFor1.1, whole genome shotgun sequence genome harbors these coding sequences:
- the LOC114909296 gene encoding macrosialin-like produces MDIISVLFGGPMVTMRRTRLRLLTMALALSLVIAISLSQKRTAIRLTMPTTAPYLYTLPYGHRPVFGGVTSIPETASTMKTTTVSDLSSTMEDGAYNWKDFASSTVETASGSEEQTSATKMGYTWEEWSSTTEESTSTMEGPVSSKFPYPWEELASTTTETSQMASTVTAGAFASASSTTLTEVPTTMNASTTAVVTEALPTKSTPMETTPSKVLSSTAETASTILTEGHATTITGFTTGTRAPSITKTAYSTMATTTPAAGPTPPELVVGNYTIERKGGILCVKAEMALQIRVTYRTIFKNESEGIFTIQPSRTVAVGGCGETTATLHLKFDEGVIFFRFQKNTTTNTVYVSTIAFFVTYSFPNADPKKRTYTAKNESVQLFSAQLCHSYACNQQSVSMGRKLSLEVFQQRIQALDFTGPAFGPADPCPVDQGSSNLALILGILLLLLLLVLIVAVAVALYIWRRKKLEGLSLNPADTLAILEHEGEAI; encoded by the exons ATGGACATCATCAGTGTCTTGTTTGGAGGACCCATGGTCACCATGAGGAGAACCAGGCTGCGTCTGCTCACAATGGCTTTGGCCCTGTCCTTGGTCATAG ccatctctctctctcagaagaGAACAGCTATACGTCTCACAATGCCAACAACTGCACCATACCTGTATACCTTGCCATATGGTCACAGGCCAGTTTTTGGGGGTGTCACGTCTATCCCTGAAACGGCGTCTACTATGAAGACGACCACTGTATCAGATCTTTCTTCAACAATGGAAGATGGCGCTTACAATTGGAAAGACTTTGCTTCCTCTACTGTGGAAACTGCCTCTGGTTCAGAGGAGCAAACATCTGCAACAAAGATGGGCTACACTTGGGAAGAATGGTCTTCTACCACTGAAGAGAGTACCTCTACCATGGAGGGGCCAGTCTCCTCAAAATTTCCCTACCCTTGGGAGGAGTTGGCTTCTACAACTACGGAGACGAGCCAAATGGCTTCCACGGTCACCGCAGGGGCATTCGCTAGTGCATCATCTACCACCCTAACAGAGGTACCTACAACCATGAATGCTTCAACCACCGCTGTGGTGACTGAGGCCCTCCCTACAAAGTCAACTCCCATGGAGACAACCCCATCAAAGGTGCTGTCTTCTACAGCAGAGACTGCTTCCACAATCCTTACAGAAGGTCATGCTACCACCATAACTGGGTTTACCACTGGTACACGGGCACCTAGCATCACAAAGACTGCTTATTCCACTATGGCTACCACCACCCCAGCTGCTGGCCCGACACCACCCGAGCTGGTGGTGGGCAACTACACCATTGAGAGGAAAGGTGGCATATTGTGTGTCAAGGCAGAGATGGCCCTACAAATAAGGGTGACCTACCGCACCATTTTCAAGAATGAG TCTGAGGGAATCTTCACAATCCAGCCTTCCCGCACAGTTGCTGTGGGAGGCTGTGGTGAGACCACAGCAACACTCCACCTCAAGTTTGACGAAGGGGTTATATTCTTTCGTTTTCAGAAG aacaccaccaccaacacTGTGTATGTGAGCACTATTGCCTTTTTTGTGACCTACTCATTTCCAAATGCAG ACCCTAAAAAGAGAACTTACACAGCCAAGAATGAATCTGTACAGCTCTTCAGTGCCCAGCTGTGCCACTCGTATGCCTGTAACCAGCAGTCCGTCTCAATGGGCCGGAAACTTTCCCTGGAAGTCTTCCAACAAAGGATTCAGGCATTGGACTTCACAGGACCTGCCTTTGGTCCTG CGGACCCCTGTCCTGTGGACCAAGGAAGTAGCAACTTGGCCCTGATCTTGGgtatcctcctcctcctcctcttgctggTCCTCATTGTTGCAGTTGCTGTGGCCCTCTACatctggaggaggaagaagttGGAGGG TCTGAGCCTCAACCCTGCTGATACCCTTGCCATTCTGGAACATGAGGGTGAGGCCATTTGA